One genomic segment of Bacteroidales bacterium includes these proteins:
- a CDS encoding DUF1343 domain-containing protein codes for MAIFMAVTAAKGQIVPGACRTQAYFHLLDGKKIALVANHTSLIGVTHLLDTFLLSGLDVKKVFTPEHGFRGDLDAGAKVPAGRDAKTGLPVISLYGKKVKPSPADLSGIDLVVFDVQDVGVRFYTYLSTLSYMMEACAENNIPLLVLDRPNPNGFYIDGPVLEPAFRSFVGLHPVPVVYGMTIGEYALMVNGEHWLRDSLHCTLTVIPCTGYSHDSLYHLPVKPSPNLVDMRSVYLYPSLAFFEGTAVSVGRGTPFPFQVYGHPSMQGCSFHFIPRSMPGMSLHPPYAGKICCGTDLRNYNTIALLDKKELILDFLFDAYERFPDKNRFFNSFFDLLAGTSALREQIKNRLSEEDIRKSWLPGLTKFKEIRKKYLLYP; via the coding sequence ATGGCCATTTTTATGGCAGTAACTGCAGCAAAGGGACAAATTGTTCCGGGAGCATGCAGAACTCAGGCTTATTTTCATCTGCTGGACGGAAAAAAGATTGCGCTGGTGGCCAATCATACTTCGCTGATAGGAGTGACCCACCTGTTGGACACTTTTCTTCTGAGCGGCCTGGATGTAAAGAAGGTATTTACACCGGAGCATGGATTCAGGGGAGATCTTGATGCCGGGGCAAAAGTACCGGCTGGCCGTGATGCAAAGACCGGACTCCCTGTAATTTCACTTTACGGGAAAAAAGTTAAACCTTCACCTGCCGATCTGAGCGGAATTGATTTAGTTGTATTTGATGTACAGGATGTCGGCGTGCGGTTTTACACCTATCTTTCCACCCTTTCTTATATGATGGAAGCCTGCGCAGAAAACAACATTCCTTTGCTTGTACTGGACCGTCCCAATCCGAACGGGTTTTACATTGACGGGCCGGTGCTGGAACCGGCTTTCCGGTCGTTTGTTGGGCTGCATCCGGTTCCTGTGGTTTATGGAATGACCATTGGTGAATACGCCCTGATGGTGAATGGTGAACATTGGCTCAGGGATTCTCTGCATTGTACACTTACCGTTATTCCCTGCACGGGGTATTCCCACGATTCATTATACCATCTGCCGGTAAAGCCTTCACCCAATCTGGTTGACATGCGCTCGGTCTATTTGTACCCCTCCCTGGCCTTCTTTGAAGGAACGGCTGTCAGTGTAGGACGCGGCACTCCGTTTCCGTTTCAGGTATACGGCCACCCCTCAATGCAGGGATGTTCCTTTCACTTTATTCCCCGCAGCATGCCGGGTATGAGCCTCCATCCCCCTTATGCCGGGAAAATATGCTGCGGAACCGATCTCCGGAATTATAATACAATTGCCCTCCTGGATAAGAAAGAGCTTATCCTTGATTTTTTATTCGATGCCTATGAGAGATTTCCTGATAAGAACCGATTTTTTAATTCCTTTTTCGATCTTCTGGCCGGAACTTCTGCCCTGCGCGAGCAGATAAAAAACCGGCTTTCAGAAGAGGATATCAGGAAAAGCTGGCTCCCGGGGCTGACAAAATTTAAAGAAATCAGAAAAAAATACCTTCTCTACCCATGA
- a CDS encoding putative porin, whose translation MRFFILHIFLIFPLISLHSQKGTDTSGVVMAFSLTRDFTQRTQAEIDTSLPRFQMFNPALRHYFPSVYAGNPGTHVQSAWFPERAESSVVSFFSSLEPYMELPSRAYYYRTRKPFTLLTYCSGGPMTSQQQVLQAVHTQNVNPKFNFALRYSLVSSIGQYPNQKARDNAFAFTTNYISDRYEVKGVLAVNSMSLQENGGIIADTVPEQGTLTYAPVFLNYATSKYQHTGLMVTQGLHFGKFPWTKTADSTVQKKDTYFSTLHYTIGFDAFTRNFDVSSLTKLSGFGDTRTDSAYFRHFYDTTAFTHDQVFSRKFYHQLQLELHDSPSAWFRFRGYAGVFNELMSYPVNDRRRNSYNLGINASMISSAGKILTWVFSGKYYLAGYNAFDYELKAQMLTSVRKVNLLAEGGRKAVTPDFYYRQYYGNNVRWDFPASGNDPARQSITWVQARLEMPLITLTGDTRWIQNYLYFTDSMPAQDKGSFIINSLMAKACLNVWKFRTITELAFQQSGSTLVNIPAVAIRNTTAFEQILVKNVLIANLGFDVYYFTSYFADGFNPATGQFFVQRLHKIGNYPFADVFLNFKLKRTRIMLKYEHITAGLLPRTYFTAWHYPMQGAVFTYGISWSFYD comes from the coding sequence ATGCGGTTTTTTATCCTACATATCTTCCTCATCTTCCCCCTGATATCCCTTCATTCCCAGAAGGGAACCGATACCTCAGGTGTGGTAATGGCTTTTTCTCTTACCCGGGATTTTACTCAACGAACCCAGGCCGAAATTGATACTTCCCTTCCCCGTTTTCAAATGTTTAATCCCGCTCTGAGGCATTATTTCCCATCCGTATATGCCGGGAATCCAGGAACACACGTACAAAGCGCATGGTTTCCTGAACGTGCTGAATCCAGTGTCGTTTCTTTTTTCTCCTCACTGGAACCCTACATGGAACTTCCTTCACGCGCATATTATTATAGAACCAGAAAACCTTTTACACTGCTTACCTATTGTTCCGGCGGGCCTATGACTTCCCAGCAGCAGGTTCTTCAGGCAGTGCATACACAGAATGTCAATCCAAAATTCAACTTTGCTCTCAGATACTCATTGGTTTCTTCCATTGGCCAATATCCGAACCAGAAAGCCAGGGATAATGCTTTTGCCTTTACAACAAACTATATATCTGACAGGTACGAAGTAAAGGGTGTTCTGGCGGTTAATTCGATGTCGCTTCAGGAAAACGGCGGCATCATCGCCGATACAGTTCCGGAACAGGGAACTCTTACCTATGCTCCTGTTTTTCTCAACTATGCAACTTCAAAATACCAGCATACAGGGCTGATGGTAACCCAGGGTTTGCATTTCGGGAAATTCCCATGGACGAAAACGGCTGATTCAACCGTGCAGAAAAAAGATACTTATTTTTCCACCCTGCATTATACCATTGGTTTTGATGCATTTACGAGAAATTTTGACGTTTCTTCCCTTACGAAATTGTCCGGTTTTGGTGATACACGAACTGACAGTGCCTATTTCAGGCATTTCTATGATACAACAGCCTTTACCCATGATCAGGTTTTTTCCCGGAAGTTTTATCATCAGTTACAGCTTGAACTTCATGACAGTCCGTCAGCCTGGTTCCGTTTTCGTGGTTATGCCGGTGTATTTAATGAATTGATGAGTTATCCTGTCAATGACCGCCGGCGGAACAGCTATAACCTTGGAATCAATGCCTCGATGATAAGCTCTGCCGGAAAAATTCTTACATGGGTATTTTCCGGAAAGTACTACCTGGCTGGCTATAATGCCTTTGACTACGAGCTTAAGGCTCAGATGCTTACTTCCGTCAGAAAGGTGAATCTTCTGGCAGAAGGCGGAAGAAAAGCTGTAACACCTGATTTCTATTACAGACAGTATTACGGGAACAATGTCCGCTGGGATTTTCCGGCTTCCGGCAATGATCCCGCCAGGCAAAGCATTACCTGGGTGCAGGCGCGCCTGGAAATGCCTTTGATTACGTTGACCGGAGACACGAGGTGGATTCAGAATTACCTGTATTTTACCGATTCCATGCCTGCTCAGGATAAGGGGAGTTTTATTATAAACAGTCTGATGGCCAAAGCCTGCCTGAACGTATGGAAGTTCCGTACCATAACAGAGCTTGCTTTCCAGCAGAGCGGAAGTACCCTTGTGAACATTCCTGCCGTGGCAATAAGAAATACTACGGCATTTGAACAAATCCTGGTTAAAAATGTTTTAATAGCAAACCTTGGATTTGATGTATACTATTTTACCTCATACTTTGCCGATGGATTTAATCCCGCAACCGGGCAGTTTTTCGTTCAGCGTCTGCACAAGATCGGAAACTATCCCTTTGCAGATGTGTTTCTTAATTTCAAGCTGAAACGTACCCGTATCATGCTGAAATATGAACACATAACTGCTGGCCTGTTGCCCAGAACCTACTTTACGGCGTGGCATTATCCAATGCAGGGCGCTGTTTTTACGTATGGCATTTCCTGGTCGTTTTACGATTAA
- a CDS encoding ABC transporter permease, with protein MNTEFFIARRLIKDRESRKQLSRSIVRIAVIGIALGLAVMIVTVATVTAFKKEIRSKVIGFAAHIQILNFDSNLSYETQPISRNQPFLGELQNMPGIRHVEVFALKPGIIKTKNDIQGIVLKGIDHDYDWTFFRKYLKEGTIIQPGDTLPSDKILISAYVARLLRLKTGDPVLMYFVQDPPRMRRFVIAGIYETGLEEFDKLYAVVDIRHIQKLNDWTPDQVSGFEIYIDRFDDINLMKYRVRDQVGYEVHDQGDNLKVVGITDKYPQIFDWLGLFDINVTIIIILMLAVAGINMVSGLLILILERTNMIGILKAMGTENLRIRRLFLYLSGFLIVRGLFWGNLIGLTLCTVQYVGKFIKLDPSAYFLTYVPISFEWGYFLLLNIGTLIAILAMLLIPSMIIARISPDKTIRFN; from the coding sequence ATGAATACAGAGTTTTTCATTGCCCGCCGCCTTATAAAAGACAGGGAAAGCCGCAAACAGCTCTCCCGGTCCATCGTGCGCATTGCCGTAATTGGCATTGCTCTCGGCCTTGCCGTAATGATAGTCACCGTGGCTACTGTAACGGCTTTCAAAAAGGAGATCCGCAGCAAGGTAATTGGCTTTGCCGCGCATATTCAGATCTTGAATTTCGATTCCAATCTTTCATACGAAACACAGCCTATCAGCAGGAATCAGCCTTTCCTGGGAGAACTTCAGAATATGCCCGGCATCCGGCATGTGGAAGTTTTTGCTCTTAAACCCGGCATTATTAAAACAAAAAACGACATACAGGGAATTGTCCTCAAAGGCATTGATCATGATTACGACTGGACGTTTTTCAGAAAATACCTGAAAGAAGGCACCATCATACAGCCTGGCGATACCTTGCCATCCGACAAGATTCTGATATCGGCTTATGTTGCGCGGCTTCTCAGGCTAAAAACAGGAGATCCTGTTCTGATGTACTTCGTTCAGGACCCACCCCGCATGCGCCGTTTTGTCATTGCAGGCATCTATGAGACGGGGCTGGAGGAATTCGACAAATTATACGCAGTTGTCGATATCCGGCACATTCAGAAGCTGAACGACTGGACTCCCGATCAGGTGAGCGGCTTTGAAATCTACATCGACCGTTTCGACGATATCAACCTGATGAAATACCGTGTACGGGACCAGGTAGGTTATGAAGTTCATGATCAGGGCGATAATCTGAAAGTTGTTGGCATAACCGACAAATATCCGCAGATTTTTGACTGGCTTGGCCTGTTCGATATCAATGTCACCATCATCATCATATTAATGCTTGCAGTTGCAGGCATCAATATGGTTTCAGGACTTCTGATTCTCATCCTGGAACGCACCAACATGATTGGCATTCTGAAAGCCATGGGCACAGAAAATCTTCGTATTAGACGTTTGTTCCTGTATCTTTCCGGATTTTTGATCGTAAGGGGGCTATTCTGGGGGAACCTGATAGGACTTACATTGTGCACCGTCCAGTACGTTGGCAAATTTATCAAACTTGACCCCTCGGCCTATTTTCTAACCTATGTGCCTATCAGTTTTGAATGGGGCTACTTCCTTCTGCTCAACATAGGAACCCTGATAGCTATTCTTGCCATGCTCCTGATTCCTTCCATGATTATTGCCCGCATCAGCCCCGATAAGACAATCCGGTTTAATTAA
- a CDS encoding T9SS type A sorting domain-containing protein has protein sequence MRNTIQFPVKIAFFVRLVMYSMCFFCFSGLLWSQQVILSSGGTINGSGGSVSFSLGQVFYTEASGTGGSALQGIQIPFEIYVVTGIDESSLMHLNYLVYPNPVDENLVLRIGHFSFENILVQLYDANGRLIKKLRINGEETILPFGKYSAGSYFLKVLDNGKEVKVFKIIKH, from the coding sequence ATGAGGAACACCATTCAATTCCCTGTAAAGATAGCTTTCTTCGTTCGTTTGGTGATGTATTCTATGTGTTTTTTCTGTTTTTCCGGTTTGCTCTGGTCTCAACAGGTAATTCTTTCTTCTGGAGGAACCATTAATGGTTCAGGAGGGTCAGTAAGTTTTAGTCTCGGCCAGGTTTTTTATACCGAAGCCTCAGGTACCGGGGGGAGTGCATTACAGGGGATTCAGATTCCATTTGAGATTTATGTGGTAACCGGCATCGACGAATCCAGTCTGATGCACCTAAATTACCTGGTTTATCCTAATCCTGTGGATGAAAATCTTGTTCTGCGGATTGGTCACTTTTCCTTTGAAAACATATTGGTCCAATTATACGATGCCAATGGCCGGTTAATCAAAAAGTTGAGAATCAATGGAGAAGAGACGATTCTGCCTTTCGGTAAGTATAGTGCAGGCAGTTATTTTCTCAAAGTCTTAGATAATGGTAAGGAAGTTAAAGTTTTTAAAATTATTAAACACTAG
- a CDS encoding carbohydrate-binding protein codes for MKLFFRFFVTVLISNFGLVGVIAQGNSGANNMPVSTYIVVDQFGYRCFDQKTAVLVDPQQGFNAQDEFIPGKNYQVRVWNTDSVVYRGTPVVWNGGKTDATSGDRGWWFDFSPVTTPGEYYIYDVEKGVRSYPFRIGSDVYREVLAAATRMFYYQREFTRKEAMHAGSAWTEGPWFLQDTVTRDVNDRNNSSKFRDMRGGWMDAGDVNKYVTFCHQPIHQLLTAYELNPGVFTDATNIPESGNGIPDILDEIRFEMEWMMRMQDTSDGGVHIKMGNIDYNDAWPLSTDTRPRYYGPKCSSSSIAAAGMFAHAGIVFSKIPGWESFAQDLKNRAVKAWNWYKSNPRSASCDDGTIKSGDADWDLAHQDRAEVVSGVYLYILTGESKYHDAVKANYTKTRPFYDVTWSMYDGPEGDALLLYTTLPGADLTVKNAILARKTSMGKTSAIFFPGEDLYNAWVPLSSYHWGSLNPRACIGNTNMDFIDYRLDSANHQRYKNRALNILHYFHGVNPFNMVYLSNMGSYGAERSVMKIYHAWYRFGTSLAGNPAPGYVPGGPNKDYGGNLTSLKNQPPQKCFLEFNDGWPANSWEITEPAIYYQSAYVKLLSHFIGEECDENVSPDSIVLSKDSVSLKQTSSVTLEATVYPATVCNRFVKWVVADTSIAEINAEGVLTGKKAGNTFVSAVSYADSTITDTCFIEVIPCIRTAWENVPVHIPGRIEAENFDVGCGDEAYYDKDASNNGGKYRTEGVDIETCSEGGYNIGWVEKDEWLEYTVVVDSACDYIAEFRVAAQSAQGGVELFFSSGPVSTGTVSFTPTGSWQTWKTVRSSPFFLHKGEQVMRLIMKTSLFNINYVDVLLYEPSAVAEHPVSRPVLYPNPAVGECRVSFPGRDAIQSVQVFDCTGRLVYSVTSPGAESVKLPVTEFASRSSFFLIKISTNRQVYYEKLTIIN; via the coding sequence ATGAAGTTATTCTTTCGGTTTTTCGTGACGGTCCTTATTAGCAATTTTGGACTGGTTGGAGTAATTGCACAGGGAAATTCCGGAGCCAACAATATGCCTGTCAGCACGTACATTGTTGTTGATCAGTTCGGTTACCGTTGTTTTGATCAGAAAACTGCAGTGCTGGTTGATCCTCAGCAGGGATTTAATGCCCAGGATGAATTTATTCCCGGGAAAAATTACCAGGTTCGGGTATGGAATACTGATTCCGTTGTTTATAGAGGTACCCCTGTTGTATGGAATGGTGGCAAAACAGATGCTACTTCGGGCGACAGGGGCTGGTGGTTTGATTTTTCGCCGGTGACCACACCGGGAGAATATTATATTTATGATGTTGAAAAAGGGGTCCGGTCTTACCCGTTCCGCATTGGTTCGGATGTTTACAGGGAAGTACTTGCTGCTGCTACCCGTATGTTTTACTACCAACGGGAGTTTACCCGGAAAGAAGCAATGCATGCAGGCAGTGCATGGACGGAAGGACCCTGGTTTCTGCAGGATACCGTGACACGCGATGTTAACGACAGGAATAATTCTTCCAAATTCAGGGATATGCGTGGCGGCTGGATGGATGCCGGCGATGTAAACAAGTATGTTACTTTCTGCCATCAGCCTATTCATCAGTTACTGACAGCCTATGAGCTCAATCCCGGAGTTTTTACCGATGCTACCAACATTCCTGAGTCAGGTAACGGAATCCCTGATATACTCGACGAAATTCGTTTTGAAATGGAGTGGATGATGCGGATGCAGGACACATCCGACGGAGGGGTTCATATAAAGATGGGAAACATCGATTACAATGATGCCTGGCCATTGAGTACTGATACCCGTCCAAGATACTATGGTCCAAAATGTTCCTCGTCCAGCATAGCAGCAGCCGGAATGTTTGCCCATGCCGGCATTGTATTTTCCAAAATTCCCGGCTGGGAATCTTTTGCGCAAGATCTGAAAAACCGAGCTGTAAAAGCATGGAACTGGTATAAGTCAAATCCGAGAAGTGCCTCCTGTGATGATGGTACCATCAAATCGGGCGATGCCGACTGGGATCTTGCCCATCAGGACAGGGCAGAGGTTGTTTCGGGTGTTTATTTGTACATTCTTACGGGAGAAAGCAAATACCATGATGCAGTTAAGGCAAATTATACCAAAACACGGCCATTTTATGATGTTACATGGAGTATGTACGACGGGCCGGAGGGTGATGCTTTACTGCTTTACACCACCCTGCCGGGAGCTGATCTGACGGTTAAAAACGCTATTCTTGCGCGCAAAACCAGCATGGGAAAAACCTCAGCCATCTTTTTCCCTGGGGAAGATTTATACAATGCCTGGGTACCTCTTTCTTCCTACCATTGGGGAAGTCTCAACCCAAGGGCATGCATTGGAAATACCAACATGGACTTTATCGACTACCGGCTCGATTCGGCTAACCATCAACGATACAAGAACCGCGCATTGAATATTCTGCACTACTTTCACGGGGTGAACCCGTTCAATATGGTTTACCTGAGCAATATGGGAAGTTACGGGGCTGAACGTTCCGTGATGAAAATTTACCATGCCTGGTATCGTTTCGGCACCTCTCTGGCAGGAAATCCTGCTCCGGGTTATGTGCCGGGAGGCCCTAACAAAGATTATGGAGGGAATCTGACTTCTTTGAAAAATCAACCCCCTCAGAAATGCTTTCTCGAATTTAATGACGGTTGGCCGGCCAATTCCTGGGAAATTACTGAACCGGCCATCTATTATCAGTCAGCATACGTTAAATTGCTCTCCCATTTCATAGGGGAAGAATGCGATGAAAACGTTTCTCCCGACAGCATTGTTCTTTCGAAGGATTCAGTAAGCCTGAAACAGACGTCCTCGGTTACTCTTGAGGCTACTGTTTACCCGGCAACGGTATGTAACAGGTTCGTAAAATGGGTTGTGGCCGACACATCTATAGCAGAAATCAATGCAGAAGGGGTTTTGACCGGAAAAAAAGCAGGAAATACATTTGTATCTGCCGTATCATATGCTGACAGTACCATAACCGATACCTGTTTCATCGAAGTGATTCCTTGCATTCGAACAGCATGGGAGAATGTGCCCGTGCATATCCCCGGAAGGATTGAAGCCGAAAATTTTGATGTCGGATGCGGAGATGAAGCATATTATGATAAGGATGCTTCCAATAATGGAGGCAAGTATCGGACGGAGGGGGTGGACATAGAAACCTGCAGTGAAGGCGGATATAATATCGGATGGGTTGAAAAGGATGAATGGTTGGAATACACGGTCGTGGTTGATTCAGCCTGCGATTATATTGCTGAATTCAGGGTGGCTGCTCAAAGTGCACAGGGGGGAGTTGAGCTTTTTTTTTCTTCAGGCCCGGTCTCAACGGGAACCGTATCTTTTACTCCGACCGGAAGCTGGCAAACCTGGAAGACGGTGAGAAGCTCTCCCTTTTTTTTACATAAAGGAGAGCAGGTTATGCGCCTTATTATGAAAACCAGCCTGTTCAATATTAATTATGTTGATGTGCTTTTATACGAGCCTTCAGCTGTTGCAGAACATCCGGTTTCTCGTCCTGTGCTGTATCCTAATCCGGCAGTCGGTGAATGCAGGGTATCTTTTCCAGGCCGGGATGCGATTCAATCGGTTCAGGTTTTTGACTGCACCGGCCGTCTTGTTTATTCAGTCACCTCCCCGGGGGCTGAATCCGTTAAACTTCCGGTGACAGAGTTTGCAAGCCGCAGTTCCTTTTTTCTGATTAAGATAAGTACAAACCGACAGGTTTATTACGAGAAATTAACAATAATCAATTGA
- a CDS encoding CoA pyrophosphatase — protein sequence MSKLEKKLKEELPGLKAQVLMAPEKRPFLAAPGKPVPAAVLILLFQRDEEWYTVFIKRNDYDGPHGGQISLPGGRMERYDSSLQETALRETQEELGIPSGRIRILGNLTPLHIPASNYMVHPFVGEYKGIPSWQPDIAEVKYVIEARLSQLLDEKNVKFKKIFSGDNAWNAPFYDMNGEEIWGATAMIMSEFVEIIRSVEF from the coding sequence TTGAGCAAACTTGAAAAGAAACTAAAAGAAGAATTGCCCGGTTTAAAAGCCCAGGTACTGATGGCGCCGGAAAAACGTCCTTTCCTTGCTGCTCCGGGCAAGCCGGTTCCTGCAGCTGTATTGATTCTGCTCTTTCAACGGGATGAGGAATGGTACACCGTGTTTATCAAACGGAATGACTATGATGGTCCTCACGGAGGACAGATAAGCCTGCCAGGCGGCCGTATGGAGCGTTATGACAGTTCGTTGCAGGAAACTGCCTTAAGGGAAACTCAGGAAGAGCTTGGCATCCCTTCCGGCCGTATTCGCATTCTCGGAAATCTTACCCCTCTGCACATTCCGGCAAGCAATTATATGGTCCATCCTTTTGTGGGTGAATATAAAGGAATCCCTTCCTGGCAACCCGATATTGCTGAGGTAAAATATGTTATTGAAGCCCGGTTATCCCAACTACTTGATGAAAAAAACGTAAAATTCAAAAAGATCTTCTCGGGAGATAATGCATGGAATGCTCCGTTTTATGATATGAACGGAGAAGAAATATGGGGGGCAACTGCTATGATAATGAGTGAGTTTGTTGAAATAATCCGATCTGTTGAATTTTAG
- a CDS encoding anion transporter, whose translation MNPRTIAFIIFVLTYIGIIFTRLPKINVDRPSAAFFGAVAMILTGILPFDEAIKAIDFNTIALLLGMMIIITTLQLDGFFSLIASKTISWSKTQQRLLIIVVFVTGLASAFLVNDAVVLLFTPVIIAICRSSQVNPVPYLIAEILASNAGSAMTITGNPQNMLIGMNSGIPYGTFLLKLLPVSLLSMVVIILVMRLLYPASFRNRVPMHFNGNDFQYQYASMKFSVPIFLGVVVLFFFSRTLHLSIPVIALGGASLVLIFGKIRPSTVVKNVDWVLLLFFASLFIVVEGAVRTGLMDPFLQQKVIEPDLKGIAALHGLSLLLSQIVSNVPYTVMMLPLMKAGMANDILWLSLASASTLAGNATIIGAMANLIVIESAGREKVVIGFREFFKAGIITTLLTLGLSILILWLQQSIG comes from the coding sequence ATGAATCCGAGGACGATAGCATTCATCATTTTTGTTCTCACCTACATAGGGATTATTTTTACCCGGTTACCGAAAATCAACGTTGACCGGCCATCAGCAGCTTTTTTCGGGGCTGTGGCCATGATCCTGACCGGAATTCTTCCCTTCGATGAGGCGATAAAGGCAATTGACTTTAATACCATTGCCCTGCTCCTTGGTATGATGATTATTATTACCACACTTCAGCTCGACGGCTTTTTTTCGCTTATTGCCAGCAAAACGATTTCCTGGAGCAAAACCCAGCAGCGTTTGCTGATTATTGTTGTTTTTGTTACGGGTCTCGCCAGTGCTTTTTTGGTGAATGATGCAGTAGTTTTGCTTTTTACTCCTGTGATCATAGCTATTTGCCGTTCATCGCAGGTTAATCCTGTACCGTATCTCATAGCCGAAATTCTTGCTTCCAATGCGGGCAGTGCCATGACCATTACCGGAAATCCCCAGAATATGCTCATCGGCATGAATTCAGGCATTCCTTATGGTACGTTTCTGCTGAAACTTTTACCGGTTTCTCTGCTGAGTATGGTTGTGATCATCCTCGTCATGAGATTGCTGTATCCTGCCAGTTTCAGAAACAGGGTGCCTATGCATTTTAACGGAAATGATTTCCAGTATCAGTATGCCTCCATGAAATTTTCAGTGCCAATATTCCTGGGGGTTGTTGTTCTCTTTTTCTTTAGCCGGACACTTCATTTATCCATACCGGTTATTGCACTTGGGGGAGCTTCTCTCGTTCTGATTTTCGGGAAGATCAGGCCTTCGACGGTTGTTAAAAATGTTGACTGGGTGCTTTTGCTGTTTTTTGCTTCCTTGTTTATTGTTGTGGAAGGGGCTGTCAGGACGGGACTGATGGATCCCTTTTTGCAGCAGAAGGTAATTGAACCCGATTTGAAGGGAATAGCGGCACTGCATGGATTGAGCCTGCTGCTTTCGCAGATCGTCAGCAACGTACCTTATACCGTTATGATGCTTCCTCTGATGAAAGCCGGTATGGCGAATGATATACTCTGGCTGAGTCTGGCTTCAGCTTCTACCCTGGCCGGTAATGCCACCATTATAGGGGCAATGGCCAATCTCATAGTCATTGAGTCTGCCGGGCGGGAAAAAGTTGTCATTGGTTTTCGCGAGTTTTTCAAGGCAGGTATCATAACAACCCTCCTGACCCTGGGGCTTTCCATCCTGATTCTCTGGCTTCAGCAAAGCATCGGATAG
- a CDS encoding transporter substrate-binding domain-containing protein, whose protein sequence is MKRGSYIVFILFTVFVFFPLLTTCHRTEKKQVVHNFDYEQIRNRGRLIAITDFNSMNYFIYKGQPLGYQYELLQEFSNHIGLPIQVIVQNDIHEAIHMLNTGEADVIAMNLTVTNERMKVVSFSVPITSTRQVLVQRKPGISGNSGMVLATPEFVKTPAALAHKLIYVQKGSSYTDRLRNLSEETGAGIKIKEVPSTSEDLVEQVARGDIDYTVCDENIARVAAMYYPNLDYSVPVSLEQNLAWAARKDSPELLGILNSWLGSFTRTTRFSVIYRKYFDNARTSSIVNNEYFVLRTGRISQYDELIQKYSAQINWDWTLLASLIYQESHFNPNARSWAGAYGLMQLMPSVLDQFGIDTLASPEKNIEAGIKLIAYLDQQFDPSIPKDDRIKFILAAYNIGLGHVWDAQRLAEKYGQDPKKWDNVEYFLIQKKYPRYYLDPVVKNGACKGDLAVQYVKDVLHLYHHYSNIIASLEK, encoded by the coding sequence ATGAAAAGAGGAAGTTATATTGTTTTTATTTTATTTACCGTATTTGTCTTTTTCCCTTTGCTCACAACCTGTCACAGAACAGAAAAAAAACAGGTTGTCCATAATTTCGATTATGAGCAGATAAGGAACAGAGGCAGGCTTATTGCTATTACGGATTTCAATTCAATGAACTATTTTATTTACAAAGGTCAGCCTTTAGGCTACCAGTACGAATTGCTTCAGGAATTTTCAAACCATATCGGCCTTCCCATACAGGTTATTGTTCAGAATGATATTCATGAGGCCATTCACATGCTCAATACAGGCGAAGCAGACGTGATTGCGATGAATCTTACCGTTACCAATGAGCGAATGAAAGTGGTAAGTTTTTCAGTTCCCATAACCAGTACCCGCCAGGTTCTTGTACAGAGAAAACCCGGAATATCAGGTAATTCAGGAATGGTTCTTGCTACACCGGAATTTGTAAAAACACCGGCAGCCCTTGCCCATAAGCTGATTTATGTGCAAAAGGGTTCATCTTATACTGACCGGTTGCGGAATCTTTCCGAGGAAACCGGTGCAGGTATCAAAATCAAGGAAGTTCCCTCCACATCCGAAGATTTGGTGGAGCAGGTAGCCAGGGGAGATATAGATTATACTGTATGTGACGAAAACATTGCCCGTGTGGCAGCCATGTATTATCCCAACCTTGACTATAGTGTTCCGGTAAGTCTGGAGCAGAACCTCGCATGGGCGGCGCGGAAAGATTCTCCTGAGCTTCTCGGTATTCTCAATTCCTGGCTTGGCAGTTTTACCAGAACCACGCGTTTTTCAGTAATTTATCGCAAATATTTTGATAACGCCCGTACTTCATCCATTGTGAACAACGAATACTTTGTTCTGCGAACAGGAAGAATTTCACAGTATGATGAACTCATTCAGAAGTATAGCGCTCAGATCAACTGGGACTGGACCCTTTTAGCCTCACTCATTTATCAGGAATCACATTTTAATCCTAACGCCCGTTCATGGGCGGGAGCGTATGGTTTAATGCAGTTGATGCCCAGTGTTCTTGACCAGTTTGGAATTGATACGCTGGCTTCACCTGAAAAAAACATTGAGGCGGGCATAAAGCTGATCGCCTATCTTGATCAGCAATTTGACCCCTCTATACCGAAAGATGACAGGATAAAATTCATACTTGCCGCATACAATATTGGATTAGGCCACGTATGGGATGCCCAGCGTCTGGCAGAAAAGTACGGACAGGACCCAAAAAAATGGGACAACGTGGAGTATTTTCTGATTCAGAAAAAGTATCCCAGGTATTATCTTGATCCCGTGGTAAAAAATGGTGCCTGCAAAGGAGATCTGGCCGTGCAATATGTAAAAGATGTGCTGCACCTGTACCATCATTACAGCAATATCATTGCCAGTCTGGAGAAGTAG